In a genomic window of Streptomyces sp. SJL17-4:
- a CDS encoding aspartate/glutamate racemase family protein, whose amino-acid sequence MKIALMDSGIGLLPAAAAVRRLRPDADLLLSNDPDGMPWGPRTPEDLTERALAVALAAAEHRPQALIVACNTATVHALPAIRAALEPDIAVIGTVPAIKPAAGGGKIAIWATPATTGSAYQRGLIRDFADGAEVTEVPCPGLADAVEHADPDAVDRAVAAAAALTPRDVHTVVLGCTHYELVEERILAALEARGRAGLPPLVFHGSADAVAAQALRRVGAEPAPDADLTGSLAVLLSGRPGQLPATALGYAEGRLLAAAAPAH is encoded by the coding sequence GTGAAGATCGCGCTCATGGACTCCGGAATCGGCCTCCTCCCGGCAGCGGCCGCGGTGCGGCGGCTCCGGCCGGACGCCGACCTTCTCCTCTCGAACGACCCCGACGGGATGCCCTGGGGACCGCGTACCCCCGAGGACCTCACGGAGCGCGCCCTCGCCGTCGCCCTCGCCGCGGCCGAGCACCGCCCGCAGGCGCTGATCGTGGCCTGCAACACCGCCACCGTGCACGCCCTGCCCGCCATCCGCGCCGCCCTCGAACCGGACATCGCCGTCATCGGCACCGTGCCCGCGATCAAGCCCGCCGCCGGTGGCGGCAAGATCGCCATCTGGGCCACCCCGGCCACCACCGGCAGCGCCTACCAGCGCGGACTCATCCGCGACTTCGCCGACGGCGCCGAGGTCACCGAGGTGCCCTGCCCCGGACTCGCCGACGCCGTGGAGCACGCCGACCCCGACGCCGTGGACCGCGCGGTCGCCGCAGCCGCCGCGCTCACCCCCCGCGACGTCCACACCGTCGTCCTCGGCTGCACCCACTACGAACTGGTCGAGGAGCGCATCCTCGCCGCCCTCGAAGCCCGTGGCCGCGCCGGACTGCCCCCGCTCGTCTTCCACGGCTCCGCCGACGCCGTCGCCGCGCAGGCGCTGCGCCGCGTCGGCGCCGAACCCGCCCCCGACGCGGACCTCACCGGAAGCCTCGCCGTCCTGCTCAGCGGACGCCCCGGCCAGCTCCCCGCCACCGCCCTCGGCTACGCCGAAGGCCGACTCCTCGCGGCGGCCGCCCCCGCCCACTGA